Proteins co-encoded in one Flavobacteriaceae bacterium MAR_2009_75 genomic window:
- a CDS encoding glycine dehydrogenase, protein MKTDVFALRHIGIKGENLEQMLETVGTESLEQLIYETLPNDIRLKKPLQLDEPMSEHKFLAHMQELSEKNQLYRTYIGLGYHDTLTPSVIKRNILENPGWYTAYTPYQAEIAQGRLEALLNFQTVVSDLTGMELANASLLDESTAAAEAMTMLYEVRSRDQKKNKVTKFFVSEEILPQTLSLLKTRATPIGIELVIGNHADFDFNDEFYGAILQYPGKYGEVFDYGEFVSKAKASDIKVAVAADILSLVLLTPPGELGVDVVVGTTQRFGIPLGYGGPHAAYFATKEAYKRNIPGRIIGVTKDLDDKPALRMALQTREQHIKRDRATSNICTAQVLLAVMAGMYAVYHGPKGLEYIAKKVHNTAATLSNALEELGLVQTNSTYFDTICIKADSSLIKPIAEKHAVNFLYIDDKTISIAVNEATSLKDMRQIITVFAEALNKKEIEVSSLLEASFLPHNLRRSSDYLENKVFNSYHSETELMRYIKRLEQKDLSLNHSMISLGSCTMKLNAASEMLPLSMPRWGNIHPFVPVEQAEGYQIILKELEKDLSTITGFAATSLQPNSGAQGEYAGLMVIRAYHESIGEGHRNICLIPASAHGTNPASAVMAGMKVVVTKTDEKGNIDVNDLEEKVVKYSDNLAALMVTYPSTHGVFESSIKHITQLIHDHGGQVYMDGANMNAQVGLTNPATIGADVCHLNLHKTFAIPHGGGGPGVGPICVAEQLVPFLPGNPVIKTGGNDAITAISGAPWGSSLVCLISYGYIKMLGEQGLRHSTEVAILNANYIKNRLSGRFDVLYTGEKGRAAHEMIIDCRPFKKNGVEVTDIAKRLIDYGFHAPTVSFPVAGTIMIEPTESESLAELDRFCDALLSIREEIDLVSAENSNNVLRNAPHTLDMITSDTWELPYSRQKAAFPLPYLQENKFWPSVRRVDDAYGDRNLMCTCAPIETYIEA, encoded by the coding sequence ATGAAGACAGATGTATTTGCATTACGCCATATTGGTATTAAAGGTGAAAATCTTGAACAAATGCTTGAAACCGTGGGCACCGAAAGCTTAGAGCAGTTGATTTATGAGACTTTGCCAAATGATATTCGCTTAAAGAAGCCCTTGCAGTTAGATGAGCCGATGAGCGAGCATAAGTTCTTGGCACATATGCAAGAACTATCTGAAAAAAATCAACTTTATAGAACGTATATCGGCCTGGGGTATCATGATACTCTAACGCCTTCCGTTATAAAAAGAAACATTTTAGAAAACCCCGGGTGGTATACCGCATACACTCCTTATCAAGCAGAAATTGCCCAAGGTAGACTTGAGGCCCTATTAAATTTTCAGACCGTTGTCAGTGACCTAACAGGTATGGAACTTGCCAATGCCTCTTTATTGGATGAGAGTACCGCCGCGGCAGAGGCAATGACAATGCTTTATGAAGTTCGAAGTCGAGATCAAAAGAAAAACAAGGTTACTAAGTTTTTCGTTTCAGAAGAGATTTTACCACAAACGCTATCCCTATTAAAAACGAGAGCAACGCCCATTGGTATTGAATTGGTTATCGGCAATCATGCTGATTTTGATTTCAACGATGAATTTTATGGGGCTATTTTACAATACCCTGGAAAATACGGGGAAGTTTTCGACTATGGCGAATTTGTTTCTAAAGCCAAAGCCTCTGATATTAAGGTAGCCGTTGCTGCCGATATATTGAGTTTGGTTCTTTTGACTCCTCCAGGTGAATTAGGTGTAGACGTGGTTGTAGGCACTACACAACGTTTCGGAATTCCGTTGGGGTATGGTGGGCCGCACGCAGCCTACTTTGCGACGAAAGAGGCCTATAAAAGAAATATACCCGGTCGTATTATTGGGGTTACCAAAGATTTAGATGATAAACCAGCCCTTAGAATGGCGTTACAGACCCGCGAACAACATATAAAAAGAGATAGGGCTACCTCGAATATTTGCACAGCTCAGGTTCTTTTGGCCGTTATGGCAGGTATGTATGCCGTGTACCATGGTCCAAAGGGATTAGAGTATATAGCAAAAAAAGTACACAATACAGCAGCAACATTATCAAACGCCTTAGAAGAATTAGGCCTGGTACAGACCAATAGCACATATTTTGATACCATCTGCATCAAAGCAGATTCTTCGCTTATAAAACCTATTGCCGAAAAACATGCGGTGAACTTCTTGTATATTGATGATAAAACCATTTCAATTGCGGTAAATGAGGCTACTTCTTTAAAAGATATGCGTCAAATTATTACCGTTTTCGCTGAAGCCCTGAATAAGAAAGAAATTGAAGTATCAAGCCTTCTAGAAGCATCGTTTCTACCCCATAATCTTCGGCGGTCTTCAGATTATCTAGAAAACAAAGTATTCAATTCGTATCATTCAGAAACCGAATTGATGCGTTATATCAAGCGGTTAGAGCAAAAAGACCTCTCTTTAAACCATTCTATGATTTCTTTGGGCAGTTGCACCATGAAATTGAATGCGGCTTCAGAAATGCTGCCGTTGAGTATGCCACGTTGGGGGAATATTCATCCATTTGTACCTGTAGAGCAAGCGGAAGGGTATCAAATCATTTTGAAAGAACTTGAAAAAGATCTTTCAACAATTACTGGTTTTGCGGCTACCTCACTTCAACCGAATTCTGGCGCTCAAGGCGAATATGCAGGTTTAATGGTCATTCGTGCCTATCACGAGTCTATCGGTGAAGGCCATAGAAACATTTGTCTGATTCCGGCATCCGCCCATGGCACCAATCCGGCATCTGCAGTAATGGCAGGCATGAAAGTGGTTGTTACAAAAACCGATGAGAAGGGCAATATTGATGTCAACGATTTAGAGGAAAAAGTAGTCAAGTACAGCGATAATCTTGCAGCGCTCATGGTGACCTACCCTTCCACGCACGGTGTGTTCGAATCATCGATAAAACATATCACTCAACTGATTCATGACCATGGCGGACAAGTTTATATGGATGGTGCCAACATGAACGCCCAAGTAGGTTTGACCAATCCGGCGACCATTGGAGCCGATGTCTGTCACCTAAATCTTCATAAGACCTTCGCCATACCCCACGGGGGTGGCGGACCAGGTGTTGGCCCCATTTGTGTGGCCGAACAATTGGTTCCTTTTTTACCGGGCAACCCTGTAATCAAAACAGGTGGTAATGATGCCATAACCGCTATTTCCGGAGCGCCTTGGGGCAGTTCGCTGGTCTGTTTGATCTCTTACGGTTATATTAAAATGCTTGGGGAGCAGGGTTTAAGACACTCTACCGAAGTCGCCATTCTAAATGCCAACTATATCAAAAATCGACTAAGCGGAAGATTCGATGTACTTTATACCGGTGAAAAAGGTCGAGCAGCGCATGAAATGATAATCGATTGTAGACCTTTTAAAAAGAATGGTGTAGAGGTTACAGATATTGCAAAACGTCTTATCGATTATGGTTTTCATGCTCCAACAGTTTCCTTTCCGGTAGCGGGTACTATTATGATAGAACCAACTGAGAGCGAGAGTCTGGCCGAATTAGATAGATTCTGTGATGCCTTGCTTTCCATTCGAGAAGAAATCGATTTGGTTTCAGCGGAGAATTCAAATAACGTGTTACGAAATGCGCCACACACTTTAGACATGATTACAAGCGACACTTGGGAGCTGCCCTACTCTAGACAAAAAGCGGCCTTTCCCTTGCCGTATTTACAAGAAAATAAATTTTGGCCGTCGGTGCGAAGGGTAGACGATGCCTATGGAGACCGTAATTTAATGTGTACCTGCGCGCCCATAGAAACATACATAGAAGCATAG
- a CDS encoding RNA polymerase sigma-70 factor (ECF subfamily) codes for MVAIKYQGSEAQNMHVVKSNSRNFDQDQTTMAENRLQPHTWVDAYADYLFNYAIARISDAEMAKDLVQETFLAGLKSAKNYKGDAAERTWLIAILKRKVIDHYRKINSKKGKAEVRVNYSAQTDAEGDWLEEQVSDPFSNFEHSELENEELGMAIQSCIGKLPKKQAQVFTMKTVQGISTEDICNELDINPSNLWVMIHRARTSLMGCLNQNWF; via the coding sequence ATGGTAGCAATAAAGTATCAGGGCAGTGAAGCACAAAATATGCACGTTGTTAAATCAAATTCTCGTAATTTTGATCAGGATCAAACTACAATGGCAGAAAACCGTTTACAACCCCATACTTGGGTAGATGCATATGCCGACTATCTGTTCAATTATGCGATAGCAAGAATTAGCGATGCCGAAATGGCCAAAGATTTGGTTCAAGAAACCTTTTTGGCAGGTTTAAAATCTGCGAAAAATTATAAAGGTGATGCCGCTGAACGCACATGGTTGATTGCCATACTTAAACGTAAGGTTATCGACCATTATCGCAAAATCAACTCAAAAAAAGGAAAGGCAGAAGTTCGGGTCAACTATAGTGCCCAGACCGATGCGGAAGGTGATTGGTTAGAAGAACAGGTATCTGATCCCTTCAGCAACTTTGAACACAGTGAACTCGAGAACGAAGAATTAGGCATGGCAATCCAGTCTTGTATTGGCAAATTACCTAAAAAGCAAGCTCAAGTTTTTACCATGAAAACGGTACAAGGTATTAGTACCGAAGATATTTGTAATGAACTTGACATCAATCCGTCTAATTTGTGGGTAATGATTCATAGAGCTAGAACATCTCTTATGGGGTGCTTGAACCAGAATTGGTTCTAG
- a CDS encoding rhodanese-related sulfurtransferase, with the protein MKNCILLLMFAVFLFGCKEGDPKSITELTSDQIENGVLLDVRTPQEYNEGHLDQAINVDWLGNDFLESTKNLNKNNPVYVYCKKGGRSAKAAKFLDSLGFKSVIDLKGGYDAYVSKKKGLE; encoded by the coding sequence ATGAAAAATTGCATTTTACTGTTGATGTTCGCGGTATTCCTTTTTGGCTGTAAAGAAGGTGACCCAAAATCGATTACGGAGCTTACTTCTGACCAAATTGAAAACGGAGTCTTGCTAGATGTGAGAACACCTCAAGAATATAATGAAGGTCATCTTGATCAAGCCATTAACGTCGACTGGTTGGGTAACGATTTTTTAGAATCGACCAAAAACCTAAATAAAAACAACCCTGTTTACGTGTATTGTAAAAAAGGGGGGCGAAGTGCCAAAGCGGCAAAATTTCTTGATTCTCTCGGTTTCAAAAGCGTGATCGACCTTAAAGGTGGATATGACGCTTATGTTTCCAAGAAAAAAGGGTTAGAGTAG
- a CDS encoding 5'(3')-deoxyribonucleotidase: MVIFVDMDEVMADTYGAHIEIYNKEFQECLTLETCMGREVWHTVPEDRQLSVKNHARNRGFFRDLKPIADSKPVLRELSLSHEVYIASAAMQFPNSLEEKSEWLDEHFPFIPWQQRILCGHKHILKGDVLIDDRSYNLESFEGRSLMFTSPHNVNISGFERVDNWQEIAEKLL, from the coding sequence ATGGTCATATTTGTTGATATGGATGAGGTGATGGCAGATACTTACGGAGCCCATATAGAAATTTACAATAAAGAATTTCAAGAATGCCTAACACTCGAAACCTGTATGGGTCGCGAAGTTTGGCATACTGTACCAGAAGACAGACAATTGAGTGTAAAGAACCACGCTAGAAACAGAGGTTTTTTTAGAGATTTGAAACCCATTGCCGATAGCAAGCCCGTTTTAAGAGAGCTGAGCTTAAGCCACGAAGTTTATATCGCCTCTGCGGCGATGCAGTTTCCTAATTCTCTTGAAGAGAAATCAGAATGGCTCGATGAGCATTTTCCATTTATACCCTGGCAGCAAAGAATTTTATGTGGGCACAAACATATTTTAAAAGGTGATGTTCTAATTGATGACCGCAGTTACAATCTCGAAAGTTTCGAAGGTAGGTCTCTTATGTTCACCTCACCGCACAATGTAAATATTTCTGGCTTCGAACGCGTAGATAATTGGCAAGAAATTGCAGAGAAACTACTCTAA
- a CDS encoding response regulator receiver domain-containing protein yields MNENLNVCIVDDDDIYQFTMTLTLESFKDIDKIIVFNDGAEALDFMLSNLNNEEELPDVIFLDIDMPIMDGFQFMEEYAKIKPKVGKKIIIYMVSSSVDPSDIKRAENISAISDYIVKPIKEGQLKSILAELKDNGKI; encoded by the coding sequence ATGAACGAAAATCTCAACGTCTGTATAGTTGATGATGATGACATCTATCAATTTACCATGACACTCACTCTAGAGTCTTTTAAAGACATTGATAAAATCATAGTTTTTAATGACGGTGCCGAAGCCTTGGATTTTATGTTGAGCAACCTCAACAATGAAGAAGAACTGCCAGACGTTATCTTTTTAGATATTGATATGCCCATCATGGACGGGTTTCAATTCATGGAAGAATATGCCAAAATCAAGCCGAAAGTAGGTAAGAAAATCATTATTTACATGGTATCTTCATCTGTAGACCCTTCCGATATTAAAAGAGCTGAAAACATAAGTGCCATTTCTGATTATATAGTAAAGCCAATTAAAGAGGGGCAGTTGAAATCTATACTTGCCGAATTGAAAGATAATGGTAAAATTTAG